A genomic region of Candidatus Melainabacteria bacterium RIFOXYA2_FULL_32_9 contains the following coding sequences:
- a CDS encoding aluminum resistance family protein produces the protein MIDVNLFINKAEKKLLEIFEELEIIRDLNQAKVLKAFQDNRIGEEHFASVSGYGHDDLGREAIDKVYAQVFNCEAAIVRNQFVSGTHAIACALFGVLGPGDKLVSIAGAPYDTLEEVIGKRGNIKASLKGHGVDYEEIPLKNETEIDLDAIANTINEKTTMVTIQRSRGYSLRKPIDIETMTEIIEIVKTKNPDCICFVDNCYGEFTEAYEPTDVGADLMAGSLIKNPGGGIVEAGGYIVGRKDLVELAAMRLTAPGIGSKGGAMFNQSRLILQGFFMAPSIVFEALKGSILASRVFMDLGYKTTPRPDDIRTDIIQAIQLDAPERLVKFCKALQFNSPVNSHLTPIPCDVPGYDDEIVMAGGTFIEGSTIELSADGPLREPYVAYLQGGLNYAHVKLALKGILEQLDIHEPI, from the coding sequence ATGATTGATGTTAATTTGTTTATAAATAAAGCAGAAAAAAAATTGTTAGAAATCTTTGAAGAACTGGAAATTATCAGGGATTTAAATCAGGCTAAAGTATTAAAAGCTTTTCAAGATAATAGAATCGGCGAAGAGCATTTTGCAAGTGTAAGTGGTTATGGTCATGATGATCTTGGCAGAGAAGCAATAGACAAGGTTTATGCTCAGGTTTTTAATTGTGAAGCTGCTATAGTCAGGAATCAGTTTGTCTCAGGCACACATGCTATAGCCTGTGCACTTTTTGGAGTATTAGGACCAGGAGATAAATTAGTCTCAATTGCGGGTGCTCCATATGATACGCTTGAAGAAGTTATTGGAAAAAGGGGTAATATTAAAGCCTCATTAAAAGGGCATGGGGTAGATTATGAGGAAATTCCATTAAAAAACGAGACAGAAATCGATCTTGATGCCATTGCAAATACCATAAATGAAAAAACAACTATGGTAACAATTCAAAGATCTCGAGGATATAGCTTAAGAAAGCCTATTGATATCGAGACAATGACTGAGATTATTGAAATTGTAAAAACAAAAAACCCCGATTGTATATGTTTTGTTGATAATTGCTATGGCGAATTTACTGAAGCTTATGAACCTACTGATGTAGGAGCAGATTTAATGGCCGGATCCTTAATAAAAAATCCCGGAGGTGGAATCGTAGAAGCAGGTGGTTATATAGTAGGAAGGAAAGACCTTGTAGAGCTTGCGGCAATGCGTCTTACTGCTCCTGGAATTGGCTCAAAAGGCGGAGCAATGTTCAACCAGTCAAGATTGATTTTACAAGGGTTTTTTATGGCGCCAAGTATTGTTTTTGAAGCATTAAAAGGTTCAATTCTTGCTTCGCGGGTATTTATGGATCTTGGTTACAAAACTACTCCAAGACCTGATGACATTAGAACAGACATAATTCAGGCTATTCAGCTTGACGCTCCTGAGAGATTAGTAAAATTCTGCAAGGCTTTACAGTTTAACAGCCCGGTTAACTCACACCTTACTCCGATACCATGTGATGTTCCGGGTTATGATGATGAAATTGTTATGGCTGGAGGAACTTTTATAGAAGGTTCAACAATAGAGCTTTCAGCAGACGGGCCATTAAGAGAGCCTTACGTGGCATATTTACAGGGTGGATTAAATTATGCCCATGTAAAACTGGCTTTAAAAGGAATTCTAGAACAATTAGATATCCACGAGCCTATTTAG